One stretch of Scatophagus argus isolate fScaArg1 chromosome 18, fScaArg1.pri, whole genome shotgun sequence DNA includes these proteins:
- the LOC124049988 gene encoding integrin beta-1-like translates to MDVSVSGNTETQIELFRMSLLFAAVLLLFCRFNATGVFLFFCFFQSTDHSDHECQSQGVRSCGECLAAGPHCAWCAEENFLEVGQHVWERCDTTRALLRRGCPFDRLENPRGSTVLLKNRKITFNPKVRSHRRLSRQITQLQPQTVQLHLRPGEPQSFEVKFKRVEDYPIDLYYLMDLSFSMEDDLPNVKKLGADLIEEMTKTTGDFRMGFGAFVDKTVIPYISTAEDMLRNPCKRTAQPCAPPFTYHHILSLTANGSLFTELVGKQRISANLDLPEGGLDALMQAAVCEEQIGWRNVTRLLVFSTDAGFHFAGDGKLGGIVLPNDGKCHLHKNMYTRGNSQDYPSVAHIAEILRQKNIQTVFAVTEEVSHLYEGLRNVFPKCAVATLSNNSHNILQIIVEAYNALTSEVVMLNSKLPPGYHISYTSHCKDRKLRHSDQGRTCSNITIGDEVSFNVSITAPLNVTASQSPPRVIIKPQGYSEEVEVLLSPICECSCQKDVVPHSPSCSHGNGTLECGTCRCKEGRVGTLCECDQAESNEAVDSHLCRQDNASEVCSGHGECVCGKCVCQKSSKRHNHAYYGQFCECSDFRCNQHRGLQCGGNGRCVCGVCICLPAFSGQACECPLSLESCLSEDKQICAGRGDCHCGTCICRDNRFQGPTCELCPSCPSVCTLHKECILCRAFSLGLNPHECETRCVHLNLTLVRKAGALATLSPSPGLHRCVEVDTEGCRVQFLLRAGRKDSLHVHVDFERECPSGLNVILITTVLSASIVVLGVALLLLWKLLTSIHDRREFARFQRELEQRRWNRRDNPIYKSAITTTLNPKYKEQ, encoded by the exons TTGAATTGTTCAGG atgagCCTGCTATTTGCTGCTGTCCTGTTACTGTTCTGCAGATTCAACGCCACAGGAG tttttttgtttttttgtttttttcaatctACAGACCATTCAGATCACGAATGCCAAAGTCAGGGGGTCAGAAGCTGTGGAGAGTGTCTGGCAGCAGGGCCACACTGTGCTTGGTGTGCTGAGGAG AATTTTCTAGAAGTGGGCCAGCACGTGTGGGAGCGCTGCGACACGACCAGGGCACTGCTGAGGAGAGGCTGTCCGTTTGATCGCCTAGAAAACCCCAGGGGTTCCACTGTCCTTCTAAAGAACCGAAAGATCACCTTCAACCCCAAAGTACGAAGTCACCGACGGCTGAGCAGACAGATCACACAACTCCAGCCTCAGACTGTCCAGCTACACCTCAGGCCAG GTGAACCTCAGAGCTTTGAGGTGAAGTTCAAACGTGTGGAGGACTACCCTATAGACCTGTACTACCTGATGGATCTGTCTTTCTCGATGGAGGACGACCTGCCTAATGTCAAGAAGCTGGGAGCTGATCTCATAGAAGAGATGACGAAAACTACTGGTGACTTCAGAATGG GTTTTGGTGCATTTGTGGACAAGACGGTGATACCATACATCAGCACTGCAGAGGACATGCTGAGGAATCCTTGTAAGAGGACCGCTCAGCCGTGTGCTCCTCCATTTACCTACCACCACATCCTGAGCCTTACTGCCAACGGAAGCCTCTTCACAGAGCTAGTGGGGAAACAGCGGATCTCAGCTAACCTGGATTTACCAGAGGGGGGGCTGGATGCCCTGATGCAGGCTGCCGTGTGTGAG GAGCAAATCGGCTGGAGGAATGTGACTCGTCTGCTGGTGTTTTCTACTGATGCTGGCTTCCACTTTGCCGGAGATGGCAAACTGGGCGGCATTGTACTTCCCAATGATGGAAAGTGTCACTTGCATAAAAATATGTACACCAGAGGAAATTCCCAG GACTACCCTTCGGTGGCTCACATTGCCGAAATATTGAGACAGAAGAACATCCAGACCGTCTTTGCTGTCACTGAAGAAGTCTCACACTTGTATGAG GGCTTAAGAAATGTCTTCCCCAAATGTGCAGTGGCAACCCTTTCCAACAACTCCCACAACATCCTGCAGATAATAGTCGAAGCGTACAAT GCACTGACCTCTGAGGTGGTTATGTTGAACAGCAAGCTGCCGCCGGGCTATCACATCTCCTATACTTCACATTGTAAAGACCGCAAGCTGAGGCACAGCGACCAGGGGAGGACGTGTTCCAACATCACTATAGGTGACGAG GTGAGCTTTAATGTAAGCATTACAGCACCTCTGAACGTGACTGCTTCACAAAGCCCGCCTCGTGTTATTATTAAGCCCCAGGGCTACAGTGAAGAGGTTGAGGTCCTGCTGAGCCCCATATGTGAGTGTTCGTGTCAAAAGGACGTGGTCCCACACAGTCCGTCATGTAGTCATGGCAACGGCACTCTGGAGTGCGGCACATGCAG GTGCAAAGAGGGGCGAGTTGGAACCCTGTGTGAATGCGATCAAGCGGAGTCGAACGAGGCGGTTGACTCACACCTTTGTCGCCAAGATAATGCATCAGAAGTGTGCAGTGGACATggagagtgtgtctgtgggaagtgtgtgtgtcaaaagaGCAGCAAAAGGCATAACCATGCTTACTACGGGCAGTTCTGTGAATGCAGTGATTTCAGATGCAATCAGCACCGAGGACTGCAGTGTGGAg GGAATGGCAGGTGTGTCTGCGGGGTGTGTATATGTCTCCCAGCATTTAGTGGGCAAGCGTGTGAGTGCCCTCTCAGCTTGGAGTCTTGTCTTTCTGAGGATAAACAGATTTGTGCGGGTAGAGGGGACTGTCACTGTGGCACCTGCATTTGCCGTGACAACCGTTTCCAAGGCCCCACCTGTGAGCTATGCCCTTCCTGCCCCAGCGTCTGTACCTTACACAA AGAATGCATCTTGTGCAGAGCCTTTTCACTGGGCCTGAATCCACATGAGTGTGAGACAAGGTGCGTCCACCTGAATCTCACTCTGGTGAGGAAGGCCGGTGCGTTAGCAACATTGTCCCCCTCTCCAGGCCTTCACAGATGTGTGGAAGTGGATACAGAGGGCTGCAGAGTGCAGTTCCTGCTCAGGGCTGGACGAAAAGACTCTCTCCATGTTCACGTAGATTTTGAACGAG AATGCCCATCAGGTCTGAATGTTATCCTGATTACCACAGTGCTATCAGCCTCTATTGTGGTTCTGGGTGTGGCTTTGTTGCTGCTATGGAAACTGCTCACCAGCATCCATGACCGCAGGGAGTTTGCCCGCTTCCAGAGAGAGCTGGAGCAGAGACGCTGGAACAGG aGGGACAACCCCATCTACAAGAGTGCCATCACTACAACTCTCAACCCAAAATATAAAGAGCAGTGA